GTTGAAGAACTTCAGTAATTGTTATTCATCCTTTCAATGCCtttcaattttctaaaatgaacatgtattacttttataatcagaaaaatgtaattttcagtaaatgtaattttagaatattttattctatggCTTCTTAAGGAATGTAGTTAACCTTTTGAATCCTATCAAGGGaactcaagtttttaaaaagttacttggTGGCACgcttagaaatattttgaaactgaTGAAACTAACCTCATTGCTTAGTATAGCATTAATACTACTAACTAGAGAAAAAGGCACGTGTAGGAATTAATAAATATCATTTAATGACATTAATTTGAACAGGGGCTCAAAATTATTCCCTCTTTAATCTTTTATcatcaataaaaataaccaagtctagtcattcattcaatatatacTTACTGAGTCCCTCCTGTTGTCAAGCTACTGTGCTGCATACGAATCAATGAAGAATTGTGTTTGCCTGATAAACTCATATAAAAACGAGATGCCTTGACTGAGTTCActtggaaacaaaaacaaaagcaaaaaaggtTGCAGGTAGAGCCACTGAAtgttttctttacagtttcactTATATACTTGTCTCCCTCCTCGCCATTTGAAGTGAAAAGTGGTTGGTTATTCTGTATTTACATTGGTGAACATAGTTACAAAGCTAGTGATTACAGTAAAAGCTgccttcttttgttctcttgccAACAGAGTGGATCACGATCGTATCAGGGATGTCGGCCCTGACAGGGCGGCGTCCGAGTGGCTGCTGCGCTGTGGGGCCATGGTGCGCTACCACGGCCAGGAGAGGTGGCAGAAGGACTACAACCACCTGCCCACAGGCCCTCTGGACAAGTACAAGATTCAGGCGATTGATGCCACTGATTCTTGTATCATGAACATTGGATTTGATCACTTGGGTAACTCCCCTATCATTTGTTATGGGAAATGCAGGTGACTTGCAGTGACATTCAGTTGCAGTTTACTATTATCGTCAAAAGTGGCTCCTTTTTGCCCTTTTCAGCCCAATCCAGTTTGTTTCTTCCTGTgtctgatgtttatttttaaattaaatagaaGTTACAAACACCTTCCTCTACTTTCTTCCTGCACTAAGCTTGTCTCTACATGCCTTTATTCTGTGATTTATTGACTTAAAATTCAAGGCTTTGTCAAACTATCTTTGCCAAACTTCTGTCATTGAGAAACCCTCAATAATGTAGAAATAATTATATCCACAGAGCTTCTGCTTGTGTGGGCATTTCTTCCCTCCAGTGCATGGGCATGTGACTGCAGAATGGCCCTGTCTGTCAGCACAGCCTGTATAGTGAACACCTTGTATGCGTAATAGGGTGACTAATCATTCCAGGTTTCCTGGGACTAAGGTTTCCTAGGACTTTCAATCCTAAAACTAGAACAGTTCTGGGGAAACTAGGACAGTTGGTCATCTTAATGGTAAAGTaggttcttaaactttttttctccccagagtGCGTACAGCATGTTGAAAAAATAAGGCTATGCAAGTGTCACTATATTGAAGATGGCTGTTTGGAGAGACTTAGTCAACTTGAAAATTTACGAAAAAGCCTAttggaaatggaaataatttcatgTGGGAATGTCACAGACAAAGGTATCATTGCTTTGCATCATTTAAGGTAGGTGCTCAGTGCCAAAATGGAAACTTGGTAATGATGTTGATGTGAATAATCAGAATTTAAAAGTTGAGGGggtggtgtctttttttttttttaagttctgaaaaataaaatttaagaaaatgactTAACTTTCAACTATAATACTTTAAAACAGTTTAAATTATCAACCTTAATATATTATGGTTTTATTGCACTTTTTAGggagcactttttaaaaagtttcatctATGTAAAACACCTAGCATGGTGCCTTTACAGTAAGCTCTCAATAAGCATTAACTATTATACCTTCTCCCCATCTTTTAAAACAGTTTCCCCCATGTTCTGCCAATACCTCAGCATCACTGAAAGTTTGAGAAATCTTAAACGTTAGAACCAAAAGTACCAGATTGTTTATCTCTTACATTAGTTGAGGCTTTAACTCTTCATCTTTTAATTGAAAGGAGTTCCTTTAAGTTCCTTTcccaatttcttttccttcctaggttaagattcatattttttaaattcaatttatttaaactaaaaacaaaaatatgaacagttcactcatttctcccactccccacctcctgcctctggcaaccaccagtctgttctgtatctgtgagcttggTTAGAGTTTCCACATATGAGATAACATACattatttgtctgacttacttcacttagcataatgtccctgaggtccatcaatgttgtcgcaaatggcagaatatcattcttttttatggctgaatactatactgtatatatatatacagcacattttctttatccattcacccatcagtggatacttaggttgtttctgtatcttggctattgtaaataatgctgcaatgaacacaggggtgcatacatctttttgagttagtgtgtttgttttcttcaaatacctagaagtggaattgctggctcacatggtagttgtatttttaattttttgaggaacctccatgctgttttccatagtggctacaccagtttacattcccaccaataataGTGCATAAGGAttctcttttccccacaccctcaccaacacttatttctagtctttctgataatagccattccaacaggtgtggagtgatatctcattgtggttttgatttgcatttcccttatgagtaatgatgctgagcatcttttcatgtacctcttatccatctgtacgtcttctttgggaAGTCTATTCAGATCTGTTGCCTgcttttaaatcagattgtttggtttttttgctattaagttgtatgagttctttatacattttgcttattagccccttatcagatatgatttgcaaagattttctcccattcagtaggctgccttttcattttgttgatggtttcctttaggGGTCCAGAAGCTTTTCcatttgatatagtcccacttggtTATTTTTGTCAGATTCAAAAAATCATTGACAAGActgatgtcatattttatatttaacatgCAAAGAAGTCCTATTCCACAGTATACATATTGTATTTGGAAAAACTCAGCAGAACTATTGATTCAGAACAACTGAACTTCCCAAAGTCTAGCTTAGTTCCTAGcatgaatttcatttaaaatagtacTACTGTTCTAAGAGTCATTTTCAAAGTGTAGGGTGATACAAACacattctgtgtttaattttttaaaaaagcaataaagcaagtttgtttttaatgctgTAAGAGTAAAGGCCAAATTAAAGTaactttttgtaatttctttttgcaGAAACCTCAagtatttgtttttaagtgaTCTTCCtggagtaaaagaaaaagaaaaaattgtccAAGCCTTTAAGACATCGCTGCCTTCTCTGGAACTAAAATTGGACttgaagtaaaataataatattcagtaAGTGTCTTATTTCAATTTAAAGTATCACTTGAAATTGTTGGCCCTGAACAGCAACAAATCTTATATAATCATCAACAGAACTGTAAGGATGTTACATCATGACATTCTAGAAGCAGAGCCCATCatgtagaaaataaacattcAGACATGATTCATTGAAGTACTAAGTTGGAAGTGAGAATTTATGTACGttaaatcattttaagaaaaatgaaaaccaggTACTATTTTAATTCTAATATAGTCCTCATTTTGTATAGATACCTGTACAGGTATCTCTtgatgtagacattttaaaatgattcaaaTGTACAACACATTCTTTAACAGTAGTTTATGttagattttactttaaaattattgaagCATGTTACTATAAATGTACAATTATGAAGAATTTAAAGCTAAATTTCAGATTTATTGATAGAGTCAATTATGCAGAGCAGCCAGGGTTGCTGGGGCATTCACACTGCTTGCCAGGACTTGCATGCATGTCTCATGATCCTGCATTCCTGTGTTCTTTATAACATCCTTTCTCTGAATGAACAGTTTCTGGCTAATTTGTCTATATTGTAAGCTTGATCTggtgttttattaaaattaaacatgaatACTTGGCTGGATTCAAATAGTTTTGCTGATTGCAGTAAAACAGAGGAAACAATCATGAAGACTAGCATAGCCATGCTTtttgcttaaattaaaaaattactttatacacaaaattttaacatGTTAATTAGAAGCTCATTTTTATTCCCTCATGAATGTTGGATACTACTTCCCATGTGCTCCAGGGACATCATGCAGAAGTATAAGCACAAAATTCTCTTTACATCTAGAAAGCAGTGATGAAGAATATCATAAATAGACAAAAACCAACCTTTATTTGTACCTGCTTGCAATGGCCCTGATTTGGGTATTATATGCCAACTTTTGTGGATTTCCATATGTTTGAACATTAATCTGTTGAATATAACCTTgactggaaataattttaaaataaatcctttcTGTGATGCAACATTCAAGTAGAAAAGTGAATTTTAGTTGTGTTTAGAAACCAGCTTATGTAAACAGCACATACTATAAATGATACACTGTTTGTTAATATAATTTCCAccgtcatttaaaaaaatgataaacagtacatttttaaaaagataaggatATAGAACAGTCTCATGTGGCATAGTGGTGATTCCATGCTGAAGAAAGGATCACAGATATGGTTAAATTAAGTATAAGGATATATTTAATAgaattcattagaaaaaaaaatgagcactTCTTTCTGAGGTTTGTTCAATTACTGTCTGGTGAAGCATCTGATTCACCACAGTTTGGTCTGGAGCTACTTTtctattctggtttttttttttttttgaaactacaGGATGAATTAGGCAGTTATAGTCATCTGCCTCATCAAGTGCATTGTTAGgggtaagggaaaaaaaacacaaaatgtaaacTATTCTCAGAAGTTGGATGTCCTTCTTTGTCATTTGAATCAAGTCTACATAACAAGAACTAGACAGTACTGTGACCAGCATTTACCCCGCCATCAGCTTTGTGCAAGAAGCTACATACATCAGGAAGCCCCAGGGTATCGTTAAACTGGCTGGGGTAGCCAAATTATTGAACAGATACCAGAATTTGGTGGATTATTTAGCAGGAAGAGGATAAGGTCAAATGTGCTTATGAAGAAAATCAACATAGCATTAAAGCTGAGAGTGCAGAAGAAATGTTTAGAAGACACCATAAAATACATCTTCAAAAACCACGGCTGAGAACTGCTGGGAAATAGCAGCTCATCAACCAGAAATGGAGGTGAGCTATAAGAAACAGACATCAGCTTCTACCACCCTTGTGTCCAGGGGACAAGGATGAAAAAGCTTTTTGAATAGGAGCAATAGGCCAAATCAAAGCTAATTCTATGTCGTCATTTTAATTATCTCTGTACAAAGCTAGAAATCCTCAATAATATCATTTTGAACTAGTTATTAGCCAGTATCTTTTAGTTATTAGgttggtatatatacacatgcctATGTGTACACtagacacatatacatacatacatacagtgtaAAAAGATATTTCAAGGAAAACATCGATTTATAACCTACTGTCTTTTATGACCCAAGTGAACGCTCATAAGCAGCTTCTTCCAGAACTCAGATCACTGTATGTAGCCCTGCGTGTAGATCTGTGTCCGAGTCCGAGGCTGAGCTGGAGAGAATGAAGCACTAATTACTCTGAGGCTGGCGGGCCCAGGTCCTGCGAAGCCGGTAGATCTCGTTCTGCTACTTGGTCAGCTGCCAAGCTTCATGCCATTGTTTGCAAGGGGAACTGGGTGAACAAGTGTAGACGGATTACAGTAAATTCACCTTGCCTGCGAAAATAACAAAGATGCATCCTTTACTAAAGGTAAAGACAAAAGAATATGTGAGAAATGTCTATATAGACTTGTCACTAAATATATAAGCATATAAATTAGCCTTTTATGATAATCcacatgattttaaatattttgaacaactcttaaatattaaaatgtttcaaaatataaaaatcaaaagccGGGGCAAgcagaaaatggaattttaaacattttgatttcAAAAACGAAAACTCTCTTTAAATACGACGTGGAGACAATCTGAAAAGGCAGGAGATAGGACTTAAGGCATCAGGGATCCAAGGAAATACATATGGGTGTTCTGTAATCCATTTTTCACTTGTTGCATATGGTACAGTTGAAGCATAAATCCTTTGCATCTGTAATTTTGCCAGCGGTACGGGCAGTAGATACAGTTTATATTCTGTCTGTAAGCTCAGTTACTTAGAGACAACAAGAATACAAGTGAAAAATCCAAGCaagattttcctttctgttctggACACCGTCATCAAGCGTGGAAGACTGCCCCTGGAATTTCCCTTCACGTCCTGCCAAGTGGCCTCCCCCAGTTAGTTACTTATGTTTTCTCCTGATGTTTTTTTAACCTTGGGATTGTTTTCAATCAGATGTATGGTTTCTTCAAATTactgatcaatttttttttatcatcagcCTGCAagctctttaaatgtttggaaaacgGTAGTTAAGTTTCTTGGTGTTGTAGTAGTACTTCTTATTATCCAAAGCTGGAAGGACACTGCTGCTGGTCAGCTGAGGTAGGTACTGCAACTGAAAATACAAAACACAGAAGTAAGTTCAAtgatgtctgctttttttttattattgataacATATCAAAAAATATAGAGTTTGGGCTTTCTTTGGGCACAAGCTACCCGTTCTCCCTGCTCAGCCCTGCactaaacctttctctgctccccctgccccccaccaaaaaagataaataacttttTCAACTCAGAAATACTTTTTTTGCATAGAATCTAGGACCTGAGAGAGgacaaaatgtttaaatttggtctctgcttttccttttcaaggttggttttttttttttaattacaaagcaGAACATGCACATACATTAAAGGAAATttggagaatatgaaaaagaaggggaaatcTACATGTTAACTTTATTGGAAAAAAGCATAGCTTCTTGGGAGTTAAGAGCTTGCTGGGGCCTTAGGGATCATTTAAGACAATATCTTATCTTATAGCAAAGAAAACTGATGTCCAGAGCACTTAGGTGATTTGCCCACTTACGACCTTGGTTAAAAGGCAAAACTGC
This DNA window, taken from Camelus dromedarius isolate mCamDro1 chromosome 5, mCamDro1.pat, whole genome shotgun sequence, encodes the following:
- the DMAC2L gene encoding ATP synthase subunit s, mitochondrial, translating into MMLFGNISRQLCGLKKLPWSCDSRYFWGWLNAVFNKVDHDRIRDVGPDRAASEWLLRCGAMVRYHGQERWQKDYNHLPTGPLDKYKIQAIDATDSCIMNIGFDHLECVQHVEKIRLCKCHYIEDGCLERLSQLENLRKSLLEMEIISCGNVTDKGIIALHHLRNLKYLFLSDLPGVKEKEKIVQAFKTSLPSLELKLDLK